CTTTTATATGATGGACGATCTTTATCCCTTGAATATATTTTCATTATGCCACTGAATATATTCAATTGAAGGATAATAAGATCTATCTGAGGGGAGATTTATTGAACTTCCGTGAAGCTTGTAATAATCCCGCCCGTTTTCATATTCTTCGCGTATCTTTTTGCTCACCTCAACTTTGTAATCCTGCGTAACCGTCATATACCCTAAATCAAAAAGCTTATGCAAATCTGAACGAAGAAGAAGACCATTTTTAATTTTATAGGGTCCTGATTTTGAAACTGGTTTTATATGTGCCGCTTCGAGCACAGGTAGTGTTTTTTCCTGTGTTATAGCACATTGTCTTTTGTATGTATCTGTAACAAGGACCCGAAAAGACCCCTGCCCAAGGCGAGCTTTAACCAAATACTCATTACCATAGAGAGGACCATCTTCTCCAACTTCTTCAATGATGTGCCTGCCATTGATTCTTTCCATTACCTTATCCCAAATCTCCCTGCCAATGCTCGTATCAGTGGAATAAGTTTTTCCTTGCACAATGCTTGGTGCCCAATCTTTAGGAGATGGAATCCATTCATTTACCTTAAAAAAGAAAGGTCTTGTCAATATGATACATCCAATCATAGGATTAATTCCAAAATCCTCCTGCTGGTTCCTATAACTTAAAATTGCATCTCGGAATGTTTCAAAGTCCGATGCACCATTCTTTTCTCCAAATGCTTCCCAAGCAAGAGACAGAGGCAGTTGGGAATATCTAAGGAAAAACCCACCGCCTGTTATAAAATTCAGCGGGCTATGCAGTTTGAATAAAAAGAGCTCGCCTGCCTGAATGGCACTAAACCTTCCCCCTCCCGGTTTCCAGAAATTAACCTCATCAGGCTTTATCTCTGAAAGATATTCAAACCATCTATTATCTGTTACAGCAACATAAAAATTCATAAAAAACCTCCATCGCAAAAAAATTCTTTGCCTAAGACATACTGTTGTCCCTCACCCATCTTATATTGTAGCGCAAGGTTGAAAAAAGAATCAATAACTACTGACACAGGGAGGGTAAAAATGACTTTACACATTCATTACACTTACCAATGTCCAAATTGTGACGCTTACTATATACCTTACAGCAAGGATATCTTATGCCCCAAATGCGGCTCAAAGAGTGAAGAAATCTTTGATTACATTACAGAAGCATTAAATTCAATGCATTTCAATCTTGAAGCTTATGGCAAATTCACACCGCCTGCATGGTATGTTGGCTCATTGGGCGACCATATCTTATCTCTTCTTTTCCCAATATTCGACCACTATGAAAACCACCCTAATGGCAAAAGCTTCGAGCTTGTATCCAAAAATATATTGGAATCTATGAAT
The genomic region above belongs to Candidatus Schekmanbacteria bacterium and contains:
- a CDS encoding HNH endonuclease, which translates into the protein MNFYVAVTDNRWFEYLSEIKPDEVNFWKPGGGRFSAIQAGELFLFKLHSPLNFITGGGFFLRYSQLPLSLAWEAFGEKNGASDFETFRDAILSYRNQQEDFGINPMIGCIILTRPFFFKVNEWIPSPKDWAPSIVQGKTYSTDTSIGREIWDKVMERINGRHIIEEVGEDGPLYGNEYLVKARLGQGSFRVLVTDTYKRQCAITQEKTLPVLEAAHIKPVSKSGPYKIKNGLLLRSDLHKLFDLGYMTVTQDYKVEVSKKIREEYENGRDYYKLHGSSINLPSDRSYYPSIEYIQWHNENIFKG
- a CDS encoding TFIIB-type zinc ribbon-containing protein translates to MTLHIHYTYQCPNCDAYYIPYSKDILCPKCGSKSEEIFDYITEALNSMHFNLEAYGKFTPPAWYVGSLGDHILSLLFPIFDHYENHPNGKSFELVSKNILESMNWADQLYLLPHVHQIALEIYGKLQANKSPE